The genomic segment AAGGTGCCCCATTGACAGAGAGCGAAAACATTGGGTTTGAACAATCCAGACCCCAGAACAGCAGATCCCACTCTGCTCATCTTCACCACACCTCCCACAGCACCTGAGCGCCCAATTCCAGGGCTCAGAATCCCCACAGCCAATCCCAACCTGCACAAAGGGCTGGGAATAAACTCCAACAGGCACATCAAACACTCCCAGGGTAGAACATCCACAGCCAAGGAAGCAAAGTCCACCTGGTGCCACATCACAGGCAGGATTAAGTGACCAGGACTGCAATGGAACTGTGCAAATCCTCCTTTGCCAGCTCTAAATAAACAGCAGCATTCCAAGCAAACCTGTCCCCTGCACCCACAGCAGTGGAGTCATGGGCAGGAGAGCAACAAAACCATTTGGAATTTCCttgcaaagcagaagagaagcGCTGAGAGCTTTTCCTGATTGTGTTTTCCCATCTTGCTGAGTCAAATCCCAACACGGCCTGAAGGTTGTGGAAATCAACTCCAGCGGGGCTGTCTAAGCCTCCACTGATCACCGAAATGAAATTAAACCCTCCAAGAATCCCCTTCTCCCAACCCAGATAATTGCAAATGTGCTGTTTGACAAAGGCTCACGTCCAGAGGAGcctctgtgtttctgctgctccaggaaaacaGCTCCAAGATCCTGCTGCAGTCCTGTTGTCCCCTGGTTTGCTCCTGAACCAGATCGAAAATGCAGGAAATCTTTGGCATTATCGTTAAATAGGCCGTGAACCCCTCAAGATTTGATGTGGGGTCTGGAGAAAAGAGGTTTCCATATTTAGTTTTAAACCAGAAAAGGCTCTTAAGCTCCTCTGTATCTACCAATCCGTTAAAAATAGGACTCTCTTGTAGCCACAGCTCATCAAATGGGTGCAAACAGGAGGAGAATAACACTCCAGATGCCTTTATCACAGTTGTTGACTCCAACTTAATCGCTTTTTTAATAAGTCttaattattcaaaataatcgccatcccttccctgcctgttGTCATTTAACGCGAGAGAACCTTCTACAGAGCAAAccccaaagcaggaaaaaaaaaataaaaaaggaacaaaatctCATTAATCTTTCTAACATTTAGAGATACCTCAAGAGCTTCGAACATTtacctctccttcccagcagctgaaatGGTTTTAGGAGGATCATGGTTCATACCTCGCATTCCCTGGAGCCAGAGATGGTGTAGGTGCAGGGCCCAGATCCGTTAACGGATACATCCATGGTCTCAGAGTTTGTTGGCTTGTAGTCCACGTAATATTCCTGCAAAGGGGAGTTCATTTGCCTCTCCGACTCCCGGGCCTTTTTCCTGCGCCTCTTCATGAGcgtgtgctgctggagctgcttcaTGCTGGCGGGATAACGCTTCCAGGACACGTAGATGACCAGCAGGATCATGGCCACCGAGAGGAAGAGGGCCACGCTCCCCGCGATGATCTTGTGGAAGGACACGTGCTCGTACTCCGGCTCCAGCGCGGGCGTCGGGATGTCTGCCGAAGGGCTTGGCGCGGCGGATGTCGGCTGGTGGCTCTCCAGTTTGGAAACGGTGGGTTTGGGGATGAACACGGGTCTCTGGGGGGTTTTGGGAGCCTGGTAGGACCTTTCAGTGACCACCACCTGGATTTCAGCGCAGATGTTGTAGGTTTCCACGGCGTCGCTCACCTTCTCGCCCTGGATGTGTTTGGGGCCTGCACAGATCATGGTGCTCTCCTTATTCCCCTTGAAATTCTTAAGCCAATTAAACAGGGGGCAAATGCTTCGAGTACATTCCCACATATTCCCGGACAGAGTGATGGAGATGAGCGAGATCCATGTGTTGATGGTCTCCTGGGAGATGTTGGTGAGTTTGTTGGAATCCAGGTTCAGCTTTTGCAGGTTGGgcaggcactggaaggtgcCGGGCTCTACCCCCGCGATGTCGTTGCCCGATAAATCCAAGTTGTGCAAGGAACTCCAGGTCCACGTCAAGCCCTGGCTGATGGAGCGGATCCTATTCCACTGCAGGTAGATGGAGCGGAGGTTGAAGAGCC from the Sylvia atricapilla isolate bSylAtr1 chromosome 28, bSylAtr1.pri, whole genome shotgun sequence genome contains:
- the LRRTM4 gene encoding leucine-rich repeat transmembrane neuronal protein 4 isoform X2 — its product is MGFHVIKRRGGSRVLLGLLPLALLAGLAGAQRACPKNCRCDGKIVYCESHAFRDIPHNISGGSQGLSLRYNSIQKLKSHQFAGLNQLIWLYLDHNYISSVDEDAFQGIRRLKELILSSNKITHLHNKTFHPVPNLRNLDLSYNKLQVLQAEQFKGLRKLLILHLRSNSLKTVPIRVFQDCRNLDFLDLGYNRLRSLSRNAFAGLLKLTELHLEHNQFSKINFAHFPRLFNLRSIYLQWNRIRSISQGLTWTWSSLHNLDLSGNDIAGVEPGTFQCLPNLQKLNLDSNKLTNISQETINTWISLISITLSGNMWECTRSICPLFNWLKNFKGNKESTMICAGPKHIQGEKVSDAVETYNICAEIQVVVTERSYQAPKTPQRPVFIPKPTVSKLESHQPTSAAPSPSADIPTPALEPEYEHVSFHKIIAGSVALFLSVAMILLVIYVSWKRYPASMKQLQQHTLMKRRRKKARESERQMNSPLQEYYVDYKPTNSETMDVSVNGSGPCTYTISGSRECEV